In one Candidatus Zymogenus saltonus genomic region, the following are encoded:
- a CDS encoding cation:proton antiporter, with protein sequence MKEIFGLALVVILSLVGYRWIYTNTRRAKYISPIIFSEFLYILLGLLVGPTFLNFLDAGILKALTPLVFLGLGWIGILFGIQLKFKDIVKFPKSFLGITVLQSIVSAVLVFLALMLYLTLSGRTEFYPKGLITASLFVFASMAACTSQASLATVSREVKGSKNRNVINLMRYISSLDDMVAIPLVGIAFAYEGFHTIGGEIYFRWWDMLLSTVLLGLLSGFILNLIIRMTGDRRELLLVIIGMIILSVGGAGYLNVSPLLMTAISGMVLANLNPKRDEIMEILLLGEKPIFLIFLIIVGALLEFSGLVLIVVPIYIGMRLFGKVFGGFGSSLVFKTYFKIPRNIGLGLIPQGSMAVAIALCFYQAVPDPLGGLIVFSAAASVLFNEALAPGAIWFVLEDAQKDNRITAGTK encoded by the coding sequence ATGAAAGAGATTTTCGGTCTTGCCCTCGTGGTAATCCTGTCCCTCGTCGGATACAGGTGGATCTACACCAACACGAGGAGGGCAAAATACATCTCGCCGATCATATTTTCGGAATTCCTCTACATCCTTCTGGGCCTCCTTGTCGGCCCGACCTTTCTGAACTTCCTCGATGCCGGGATACTGAAGGCCCTAACACCTCTGGTTTTCCTCGGACTTGGCTGGATAGGGATCCTCTTCGGGATACAGCTTAAATTCAAGGATATCGTCAAGTTCCCGAAAAGCTTCTTGGGGATAACGGTACTCCAGTCGATCGTTTCGGCCGTTCTTGTCTTTCTCGCCCTAATGCTCTATCTGACCTTAAGTGGCCGGACAGAATTTTATCCCAAGGGGCTAATAACCGCCTCTCTCTTTGTGTTTGCCTCCATGGCGGCGTGCACCTCCCAGGCCTCTCTCGCCACCGTAAGCAGGGAGGTGAAGGGAAGCAAAAATAGAAACGTCATAAACCTTATGAGATACATCTCGTCGCTGGATGACATGGTCGCAATACCGCTGGTCGGAATCGCCTTCGCATACGAGGGCTTTCACACGATCGGAGGGGAAATCTATTTCAGATGGTGGGATATGCTCCTCTCGACCGTTCTCTTGGGCCTCCTCTCCGGCTTCATCTTAAATCTCATTATTCGCATGACCGGAGACAGGAGGGAGCTCCTTCTCGTTATCATCGGGATGATTATACTCTCGGTCGGGGGCGCCGGTTATCTCAACGTCTCCCCGCTCCTTATGACCGCAATCTCGGGAATGGTTCTTGCGAATCTAAACCCGAAGCGGGACGAGATCATGGAGATACTCCTTCTCGGTGAAAAGCCGATCTTTCTCATCTTTCTGATAATCGTGGGCGCCCTCCTCGAGTTTTCAGGACTTGTGCTGATAGTGGTCCCCATATACATAGGGATGCGGCTTTTTGGAAAGGTCTTCGGGGGATTCGGGTCATCACTTGTATTTAAAACCTATTTCAAGATACCGAGAAATATCGGCCTCGGGTTGATCCCCCAGGGATCGATGGCCGTGGCGATCGCACTGTGCTTCTACCAAGCCGTTCCCGATCCCCTGGGGGGGCTGATCGTCTTTTCGGCGGCGGCGTCGGTCCTCTTCAACGAGGCCCTGGCCCCCGGGGCGATCTGGTTTGTCCTTGAAGACGCCCAAAAAGACAACCGGATAACGGCGGGCACAAAATGA
- a CDS encoding cation:proton antiporter, which translates to MRYLFPLMAITVVFYGLVSLPFDGAMERGGVAISIGFLMLSSYFMGGIAEKAKLPRITGYLACGILFGPHLLGLVDSETVVEMRFIDGLALTFIALAAGGELKIPGLKERIKVIALNILFQVTAIFFGCVVILFFLGPIYGVIPPNNISIAVTAGLVTASVMASLSPSTMMAVISETRAAGPFTESIMGITVAMDVVVLILFTLSVTFGGLFVNPGGDLNSNIVFILVFEIVGNIGVGALLGIGLINYIKYVNRDLSVILLLFALLITSLAQFFSEYLTGIWGFNIVIEPLLIAITAGFVVENLSPKGDELLKTIDESSLPIYVIFFAVAGASLDLKIVSNVWALTLIIMGYRLFALFTGSLAAGRILKEPKIESRWMGISYTAQAGVSIGLAVKLGAIFPDWGVPVASLILSVVTLNQIVGPVFLKLALERVGETKKRGKNPLHYRKNRGKIEVTG; encoded by the coding sequence ATGAGATACCTTTTCCCGTTGATGGCAATAACAGTCGTTTTCTACGGGCTGGTCTCGCTCCCCTTCGACGGGGCCATGGAGAGGGGTGGAGTTGCGATAAGCATCGGCTTTCTTATGCTCTCCTCATACTTCATGGGGGGTATAGCCGAAAAGGCCAAGCTTCCCAGGATAACCGGTTATCTCGCCTGTGGAATTCTTTTCGGGCCCCATCTCCTGGGGCTGGTGGATTCGGAAACGGTCGTCGAGATGAGGTTCATAGACGGCCTGGCTCTTACCTTTATCGCCCTTGCCGCCGGGGGCGAGTTGAAGATCCCGGGACTGAAAGAGAGGATTAAGGTAATCGCCTTAAACATCCTTTTTCAGGTTACGGCGATCTTCTTCGGCTGCGTTGTCATACTCTTTTTTCTCGGCCCGATATACGGCGTCATCCCCCCAAACAACATCTCGATAGCGGTAACGGCAGGTCTCGTAACGGCATCCGTCATGGCGTCCCTCTCCCCGTCGACAATGATGGCCGTGATAAGCGAGACGAGGGCGGCCGGGCCCTTCACGGAGAGCATCATGGGGATCACCGTTGCGATGGATGTGGTTGTGTTGATCCTCTTTACGCTGTCGGTCACCTTCGGGGGGCTTTTCGTCAATCCGGGGGGCGATTTGAACTCCAATATAGTTTTCATCCTCGTATTCGAGATAGTCGGAAATATCGGGGTCGGGGCCCTCTTGGGAATTGGCCTCATCAACTATATCAAGTACGTCAACAGGGATCTCTCTGTGATTCTCCTCCTCTTTGCCCTTCTTATTACGAGCCTCGCCCAATTCTTCTCGGAATACCTCACGGGGATATGGGGGTTCAACATCGTCATCGAGCCACTGCTGATCGCAATCACGGCGGGATTTGTGGTGGAAAATCTGTCGCCCAAGGGCGACGAGCTTTTAAAGACGATCGATGAAAGCTCGCTTCCCATATACGTGATCTTTTTTGCCGTGGCCGGGGCATCCCTGGATCTCAAGATCGTATCCAATGTTTGGGCCTTGACGCTTATCATAATGGGCTATCGTCTCTTCGCCCTCTTCACCGGGAGTCTTGCCGCCGGACGAATCCTGAAAGAGCCGAAAATCGAGAGCCGATGGATGGGAATATCGTACACGGCCCAGGCGGGAGTCTCCATAGGACTTGCGGTCAAGCTGGGAGCTATTTTTCCCGACTGGGGCGTTCCCGTGGCCTCTTTGATCCTCTCCGTTGTGACCTTAAACCAGATAGTCGGACCCGTATTTCTAAAGCTGGCCCTTGAAAGGGTTGGAGAGACAAAAAAGAGGGGAAAAAATCCTTTACATTATCGAAAGAATCGAGGCAAGATCGAAGTTACAGGCTGA
- the atpE gene encoding ATP synthase F0 subunit C, whose translation MSKKLIVTLFFVLMVATAALAFAQDHAEEAVEVKLLAAEYVPFFVAVVFAAAAAMGLGSFGTGIGMGNAVRGAVDGVSRNPDAFGRILTTMMIGLAMIESLAIYALIVALVLIFANPFLRLFGAILG comes from the coding sequence ATGTCTAAGAAGTTAATTGTAACCCTGTTTTTTGTATTGATGGTAGCAACCGCCGCGCTCGCGTTCGCGCAGGATCACGCCGAAGAGGCCGTTGAGGTAAAACTCCTTGCCGCAGAGTACGTTCCGTTCTTCGTAGCCGTGGTTTTTGCCGCGGCTGCTGCCATGGGTTTAGGCTCCTTCGGGACAGGAATTGGCATGGGTAACGCCGTTAGGGGCGCCGTTGACGGTGTATCCCGTAATCCGGACGCATTCGGTAGGATACTTACCACAATGATGATCGGACTCGCCATGATTGAGTCTCTGGCGATATACGCGCTTATCGTTGCCCTTGTTTTGATATTTGCGAATCCGTTCCTGCGTTTATTCGGGGCCATTTTAGGCTAA
- the atpB gene encoding F0F1 ATP synthase subunit A: MEHPILFLGYLDKFLGLEEYPHVTYTWLIMIFLSFLAYFYMKRASIVPNPVQNVIELIILALGNLVRETMGEKGMAFMPLLVAEALFIFTANLVGVIPGFNSPTANLNTNAAMAVVVFFITHFVGAKMHGFKYIKQFIGPVWWLIPLMLPIEVISHLSRPLSLSVRLFGNIQGEDLVLLILLFLMPYIMPLPIMFLMLLTSALQTFVFVLLTMLYISGAMEEAH; encoded by the coding sequence ATGGAACATCCAATACTGTTTCTCGGATATTTAGACAAATTTTTAGGGCTGGAAGAATATCCGCACGTAACCTATACCTGGCTGATAATGATTTTTCTCTCTTTTCTGGCCTATTTCTACATGAAAAGGGCGTCCATAGTGCCGAATCCGGTGCAAAACGTCATAGAACTTATCATCCTGGCACTCGGGAACCTCGTCAGGGAGACTATGGGCGAGAAGGGAATGGCCTTTATGCCCCTTCTGGTGGCCGAGGCCCTGTTCATATTCACGGCGAACCTCGTGGGCGTTATCCCCGGATTTAACTCTCCCACGGCAAACCTGAACACAAACGCGGCCATGGCGGTGGTGGTCTTTTTCATTACACACTTCGTTGGGGCCAAGATGCACGGCTTCAAATATATAAAGCAGTTTATCGGGCCGGTCTGGTGGCTTATTCCATTGATGCTGCCTATCGAGGTGATAAGCCATCTCTCGAGGCCTCTTTCCCTTTCAGTGAGGCTTTTCGGGAACATCCAGGGCGAAGACCTGGTGCTTTTGATTCTGCTTTTTCTGATGCCTTATATTATGCCCCTTCCGATAATGTTTCTTATGTTGTTAACGAGTGCCCTTCAGACCTTTGTGTTCGTCCTGTTGACGATGCTTTACATAAGCGGGGCGATGGAGGAGGCTCATTAA